A region from the Isachenkonia alkalipeptolytica genome encodes:
- the pfkA gene encoding 6-phosphofructokinase: MQTIAVLTSGGDAPGMNAAIRSVVRYGVHKELKVLGIRQGYEGLLNAEIEEMNLSSVADIIHRGGTKLRSARSERFKTPEGLRKALNVINIFNIDGLVVIGGDGSFRGAQVLSENGVPTVGLPGTIDNDLAYTEYTIGFDTAVNTALDAIGKIRDTSTSHGRANIIEVMGRDCGDLALHAGLAGGAESIIVPEIPFDVDRVCNKLLQGRNRGKLHSLIVLAEGAGNAIDLGKQIQEKTGIETRATILGHIQRGGTPTAKDRVMASQMGAKAVELLLEGKESVAVGMRGTKVISMPIKEALALENEMEKETYDLADILSK; the protein is encoded by the coding sequence ATGCAAACGATTGCAGTACTCACCAGTGGAGGGGATGCTCCGGGAATGAACGCAGCGATTCGTTCCGTGGTACGATACGGAGTTCATAAAGAGTTAAAGGTCTTAGGAATCCGGCAGGGCTATGAAGGCCTTTTGAATGCGGAAATTGAAGAGATGAATCTATCCTCCGTGGCAGATATTATCCATCGGGGAGGAACCAAGCTGAGAAGTGCAAGAAGTGAGCGGTTCAAAACCCCGGAGGGGCTTCGAAAGGCTTTAAATGTGATTAATATTTTTAATATCGACGGCCTGGTGGTCATCGGGGGAGACGGTTCTTTTCGAGGGGCCCAGGTGCTTTCGGAAAATGGGGTTCCCACCGTGGGACTGCCGGGTACCATCGATAACGATTTGGCCTATACCGAGTATACCATCGGGTTTGATACTGCCGTCAACACGGCCCTGGATGCCATCGGAAAAATACGGGACACCTCCACCTCCCACGGCCGGGCCAACATCATTGAAGTGATGGGAAGAGACTGTGGGGATCTGGCCCTTCATGCAGGCCTCGCCGGAGGAGCGGAAAGCATCATTGTCCCCGAGATCCCCTTTGATGTTGATCGGGTATGCAACAAACTGCTCCAGGGCAGGAACCGGGGAAAGCTACATAGCTTAATTGTCCTGGCGGAAGGGGCGGGAAATGCTATTGATCTGGGAAAACAGATCCAGGAAAAAACCGGCATCGAAACCCGGGCCACCATCCTTGGACATATTCAGCGGGGCGGCACACCCACGGCAAAGGATCGGGTCATGGCCAGCCAGATGGGAGCCAAGGCCGTGGAGTTATTGTTGGAAGGCAAAGAAAGTGTGGCCGTGGGCATGCGGGGCACCAAAGTTATCTCCATGCCCATTAAGGAAGCCTTAGCCCTGGAGAATGAAATGGAAAAGGAAACCTATGATTTAGCGGATATTCTTTCGAAATAA
- a CDS encoding DNA polymerase III subunit alpha translates to MQQKFTHLHVHTEYSLLDGFTTIDRLMDRVKEKGMDSIAITDHGSMFGVVEFYKKAREKGIKPIIGCEVYTARRAMEDKDPVKDKNQGHLVLLAENETGYQNLIKLVSKGFLEGFYYKPRIDYETLEKHKEGLICLSACLAGDIQQLVLNGEHQNAEELALKLKGIFGPEHFYLELQDHQLKEQKLVNHEFLQMSQKLDIPLVATNDLHYIDQEDHEPHDILLCIQTGKIMQDTQRMKFPNSEFYLKSPEEMEELFSHVPEALENTVKIAERCNVEFDFDAMHLPDYRVPDGYSVDSYLERLCTDGLYRRYGEPTKEMVDRLQYELDTIKSMGYVEYFLIVWDFIRYAKDQNIAVGPGRGSAAGSIVAYTLEITDIDPIKYQLIFERFLNPERVSMPDIDIDFCYERREEVIDYVKAKYGSEKVAQIITFGTMAARAAIRDVGRVIDMPYIQVDRIAKEIPFAIGMTIDQALKVNPKLKEIMKEDDQADYLIQMARRVEGLPRHASTHAAGVVIAKKAVDEYVPLYMHNDSVSTQFTMGTLEELGLLKMDFLGLRTLTVIRNAMDNVEAIHREKIDFSKGDYEDPNVYQLISKGDTLGVFQLESTGMISFMKELKPDSFEDVVAGISLFRPGPMESIPRYISSKKDPSTVTYTHEALKPILDVTYGCMVYQEQVMQVVRELGGYSYGRSDIVRRAMGKKKMDVMEKEREYFIHGKEDEQGQVEIQGCIRKGIPKEAANKIYDEMIDFAKYAFNKSHAAAYAVLAYQTAYLKYYYPVEFMAALMTSIMGDTSKVAQYIHDAKKMEIEILPPNINKSHSKFTVEEGKIRFGMAAVKNVGVSMIDSIVRIRQEKGEYKDFNDFCQKVLSKDLNKRAIESLIKCGAFDGFEANRAQLMSIHENVLDSVSKAKKKNVDGQIGLFDLGAVDNLSIPSQRLPDLKEFNEKKKLAMEKETVGMYITGHPLAEYENILKDFISTNSAELKEGVKESENTPVFRDKQPVIVGGLVAEKSTKMTRNNNLMAFIRIEDLYGDLECVIFPNVYERYQPLIEEDQILLIKGTLDVKEDEDPKILINKIKSVETLKKRKICIILENKNDKETFDRVKMILGKERGDTPVYLSIKDTEEKLKAPKSLWIPHNGKALRMLKKELGEEAVTLYE, encoded by the coding sequence ATGCAGCAAAAGTTCACTCACCTGCACGTCCATACGGAGTACAGTCTGCTTGACGGTTTCACCACCATTGACCGGCTGATGGACCGGGTAAAGGAAAAGGGAATGGATAGTATCGCCATTACCGATCATGGATCCATGTTCGGAGTGGTTGAATTTTATAAAAAGGCCAGGGAAAAGGGCATCAAGCCCATTATCGGTTGTGAAGTCTACACCGCCCGCAGAGCCATGGAGGATAAAGATCCGGTAAAGGATAAGAATCAGGGACACCTGGTCTTACTGGCGGAAAACGAAACCGGTTACCAAAACTTAATCAAACTGGTATCCAAGGGTTTTTTGGAGGGCTTTTATTACAAGCCCAGAATCGATTATGAGACCCTGGAGAAACATAAGGAAGGGCTGATTTGTCTTAGCGCCTGTTTAGCCGGGGATATTCAGCAGCTGGTTCTGAACGGAGAGCATCAGAATGCGGAAGAACTGGCCCTGAAGCTTAAGGGAATTTTTGGACCGGAGCATTTTTATCTGGAACTTCAGGACCATCAGTTGAAAGAGCAAAAACTGGTGAATCATGAATTTTTGCAAATGAGCCAAAAGCTGGACATTCCCTTAGTGGCCACCAATGACCTGCACTATATTGACCAAGAGGACCATGAGCCCCATGACATCCTGCTGTGCATTCAGACGGGGAAAATTATGCAGGATACCCAGCGGATGAAATTTCCCAATAGCGAGTTCTATTTAAAATCTCCGGAGGAGATGGAAGAGCTATTTTCCCATGTGCCCGAGGCCCTGGAAAACACTGTGAAAATAGCAGAGCGGTGCAACGTGGAATTTGACTTTGATGCCATGCATCTTCCCGATTACCGGGTACCGGATGGGTATAGTGTGGACAGCTACTTAGAGAGACTTTGTACCGACGGACTGTATAGGCGTTACGGAGAGCCCACGAAGGAGATGGTGGATCGACTGCAGTATGAACTGGACACCATCAAAAGTATGGGGTATGTGGAGTACTTCTTAATCGTCTGGGACTTTATCCGCTACGCCAAGGATCAAAACATCGCCGTGGGACCGGGAAGAGGAAGCGCCGCGGGGAGTATTGTGGCCTATACCCTAGAGATCACCGACATTGATCCCATCAAGTACCAATTGATTTTTGAGCGGTTCTTAAATCCCGAACGGGTCTCCATGCCGGATATTGATATCGACTTTTGCTACGAACGCCGGGAGGAAGTCATCGACTACGTAAAGGCCAAATACGGTTCGGAAAAGGTGGCCCAGATCATTACCTTTGGAACCATGGCGGCAAGGGCCGCCATTCGGGATGTGGGCCGGGTAATTGATATGCCCTATATCCAGGTGGACCGCATCGCCAAGGAAATTCCCTTTGCCATCGGAATGACCATCGATCAAGCTCTGAAGGTCAATCCGAAGCTGAAAGAAATCATGAAAGAGGATGACCAGGCGGACTATTTAATACAAATGGCAAGACGGGTGGAGGGGCTTCCGAGACACGCCTCCACCCATGCCGCCGGGGTGGTCATCGCCAAGAAGGCGGTGGACGAATATGTGCCCTTGTATATGCATAACGACAGCGTTTCCACTCAGTTTACCATGGGAACCCTGGAAGAATTAGGATTATTAAAAATGGACTTTCTGGGGCTTAGAACCCTGACGGTGATTCGAAATGCCATGGATAATGTGGAGGCCATTCACCGGGAGAAAATCGATTTTTCCAAAGGGGATTATGAGGATCCCAACGTATATCAGCTGATCAGCAAAGGGGATACCCTGGGGGTATTCCAGTTGGAGAGTACGGGGATGATTTCCTTTATGAAGGAGTTAAAACCCGACTCCTTCGAAGACGTGGTGGCGGGAATCTCTCTATTCCGTCCGGGACCCATGGAGTCTATTCCAAGGTACATTTCCTCGAAGAAGGATCCCTCCACGGTGACCTACACCCATGAAGCTCTAAAGCCGATTCTTGACGTAACCTACGGCTGCATGGTGTACCAGGAACAGGTTATGCAGGTGGTTCGGGAACTGGGAGGCTACAGTTACGGCCGCAGTGACATCGTTCGTCGGGCCATGGGAAAGAAAAAAATGGATGTGATGGAAAAGGAACGGGAGTACTTCATTCATGGAAAAGAGGATGAACAGGGACAGGTGGAGATACAGGGCTGCATTCGAAAGGGAATTCCCAAAGAGGCGGCAAATAAGATCTATGACGAGATGATTGATTTCGCCAAGTACGCCTTTAATAAATCCCATGCGGCGGCCTATGCGGTACTGGCCTATCAAACTGCTTATTTAAAGTATTACTACCCCGTGGAATTTATGGCGGCGCTGATGACCAGCATTATGGGAGACACTTCAAAGGTGGCCCAGTACATTCATGATGCCAAAAAGATGGAGATCGAAATTCTTCCTCCGAATATCAACAAAAGCCACTCCAAGTTTACGGTGGAGGAGGGAAAAATCCGATTCGGCATGGCGGCGGTGAAAAATGTAGGGGTCTCCATGATCGACTCCATCGTAAGGATTCGACAGGAAAAGGGAGAATATAAGGATTTTAATGATTTCTGCCAAAAAGTTCTCTCCAAGGACTTAAACAAACGGGCCATCGAGAGTTTAATCAAATGCGGTGCCTTTGACGGCTTTGAGGCCAATCGGGCCCAGCTGATGTCCATTCATGAAAACGTGTTGGACAGTGTGTCCAAAGCAAAGAAAAAAAATGTGGACGGGCAAATCGGTCTGTTTGATCTAGGGGCTGTGGACAATTTGTCCATACCCAGCCAACGACTGCCGGATCTAAAGGAATTTAATGAGAAAAAGAAACTGGCCATGGAAAAGGAAACCGTGGGGATGTACATTACAGGTCACCCCTTAGCGGAGTATGAAAACATCTTAAAGGACTTTATCAGTACCAACAGCGCGGAGCTGAAAGAAGGAGTGAAGGAGTCGGAAAACACTCCGGTTTTTCGAGACAAGCAGCCGGTGATTGTGGGAGGACTGGTGGCGGAAAAGTCCACGAAAATGACCCGAAACAATAACCTGATGGCCTTTATTCGAATCGAGGATTTATACGGAGATCTGGAGTGCGTGATTTTCCCCAATGTCTATGAACGCTATCAGCCCTTGATTGAAGAAGATCAAATTCTACTGATCAAAGGGACGCTGGATGTTAAAGAGGATGAGGATCCGAAGATATTGATCAACAAAATTAAATCCGTGGAAACCCTGAAAAAACGAAAAATTTGCATCATCCTGGAAAATAAAAATGATAAAGAAACCTTTGATCGGGTAAAGATGATATTAGGAAAGGAACGGGGGGACACTCCGGTGTATCTGAGTATTAAAGACACGGAGGAAAAACTCAAAGCGCCGAAATCCTTGTGGATTCCCCATAACGGAAAGGCGCTGAGAATGTTGAAAAAAGAATTGGGAGAAGAGGCGGTTACCCTGTATGAATAG
- a CDS encoding Na+/H+ antiporter family protein — protein MLTNPVLISVIVMVVLSLLKLNVLLALIVAAVVGGLLAGMPLMETMETLIGGMGGNAETALNYILLGALAAAIHKTGAATIITQKLSKSMKGTGKSLVFIIAFISIFSQNLIPVHIAFIPILIPPLIMVMNKLKIDRRAVATALTFGLKAPYVALPVGFGLIFHNIIRDEMAASGLELANGEIWHVMWIPGLAMVVGLFIAVLFTYRKPREYKPLEETGTEFGEQEQKIEEVVFNKNHAVTVVGALAALVIQITVGSLALGAILGLAIMLVGGAIKWTGIDEMVKSGIGMMGFIAFVMLVASGYGDVIRATGGVEALVDSVSGAIDGNQLVAATGMIVIGLFITMGIGTSFGTIPIIAAIYVPLAAELGFSPMATVLLIGSAAALGDAGSPASDSTLGPSAGLSVDGQHDHIWDTCVPTFIHFNIPIMIFGIIGAMIL, from the coding sequence ATGTTAACGAACCCTGTTTTAATTTCAGTTATTGTCATGGTGGTATTATCCTTATTAAAATTGAACGTTTTATTGGCCTTGATTGTGGCCGCTGTAGTAGGGGGCCTTTTAGCAGGTATGCCCTTAATGGAAACCATGGAAACCCTGATTGGAGGTATGGGAGGAAATGCCGAAACCGCTCTGAACTACATCTTACTGGGAGCTTTGGCTGCAGCCATTCATAAAACCGGTGCTGCAACGATTATCACCCAGAAGTTATCCAAAAGCATGAAGGGGACCGGGAAATCCTTGGTATTTATCATTGCCTTTATCAGTATTTTTTCTCAGAATTTAATACCGGTCCACATTGCCTTTATCCCGATTTTAATTCCCCCATTGATTATGGTAATGAACAAATTAAAAATTGACAGAAGAGCTGTGGCAACGGCGTTGACCTTCGGACTGAAGGCTCCTTATGTAGCTCTTCCCGTAGGTTTTGGTTTAATATTTCATAACATTATTCGGGACGAAATGGCCGCTAGCGGTTTAGAGCTGGCAAACGGAGAGATATGGCACGTTATGTGGATTCCCGGACTGGCCATGGTGGTGGGACTGTTTATTGCGGTTCTGTTCACCTACCGAAAGCCTAGAGAGTACAAGCCCTTGGAAGAAACCGGGACAGAGTTTGGAGAGCAGGAACAGAAGATTGAGGAAGTGGTATTTAATAAGAACCATGCAGTTACCGTTGTGGGAGCTTTAGCCGCTTTAGTTATTCAAATAACGGTGGGCTCCTTGGCCCTGGGTGCCATATTGGGACTGGCCATTATGCTCGTTGGTGGCGCCATTAAATGGACGGGCATTGACGAAATGGTCAAAAGCGGTATCGGTATGATGGGCTTTATCGCCTTCGTTATGCTGGTGGCCTCAGGCTATGGAGACGTTATTCGTGCCACCGGCGGTGTGGAAGCCTTAGTGGACTCCGTATCGGGAGCCATCGATGGTAATCAATTGGTGGCAGCCACCGGTATGATTGTCATCGGTCTGTTTATTACCATGGGGATCGGAACCTCTTTCGGAACCATTCCCATTATCGCCGCGATTTATGTACCCTTGGCAGCAGAACTGGGATTCAGCCCCATGGCAACGGTGCTGTTAATCGGCTCTGCAGCGGCGCTCGGTGATGCGGGATCCCCGGCTTCCGACAGTACCCTTGGACCTTCGGCAGGACTTAGTGTAGATGGTCAGCACGATCATATTTGGGATACCTGTGTACCCACCTTTATTCACTTCAATATTCCGATTATGATTTTTGGAATTATCGGAGCGATGATTTTATAA
- the hutH gene encoding histidine ammonia-lyase: protein MIQIDGNTLNLQRFIEVAVHHKPVTLAEEAKGKIQESRDLVERYVEEERVAYGITTGFGKFSDVAISKEETEDLQRNLIISHSCGVGNPFSEEEARGIMLLRANALAKGYSGVRIKTIETLIDMLNKGVHPIIPEKGSLGASGDLAPLSHMVLVMIGEGEAIYQGKRMTGKEAMKEAGIETIVLTAKEGLGLINGTQAMTSVGALTLHKAMVLAKMSDISSALTIEALNGITDAFDPKLHGVRPHSGQINTAANLRRLLDSSKLTTKQGEIRVQDAYSLRCIPQIHGATKDTLRYVLEKVEIEMNSVTDNPVIFTEEDHVISGGNFHGQPMALTFDYLGIAMAEVANASERRIERLVNPQLSGLPAFLTEKGGLHSGFMIAQYSAAALVSENKVLAHPASVDSIPSSANQEDHVSMGTIAARKARDIVYNSSRVLGIELMSAAQAVEFQEHKEMGLGTEPVYTTLREVLPALIEDRILYKDINTASELIDNEKILQAVEKKIGDLSI from the coding sequence ATGATTCAAATTGACGGTAACACCTTAAATTTACAGCGGTTTATTGAAGTGGCAGTGCACCACAAGCCTGTGACCTTGGCGGAGGAAGCAAAGGGGAAAATTCAAGAGTCCAGAGATTTGGTAGAGCGTTACGTGGAAGAAGAGCGGGTAGCCTACGGCATTACCACGGGTTTCGGTAAGTTCAGCGACGTAGCCATATCCAAGGAAGAAACGGAAGACCTTCAGCGAAACCTGATTATCAGTCATTCCTGCGGTGTGGGCAATCCCTTCTCCGAGGAAGAGGCCCGGGGAATCATGCTGCTTCGGGCAAATGCCCTGGCGAAAGGATATTCCGGGGTTCGAATAAAAACCATAGAAACCTTAATTGATATGCTGAATAAAGGGGTCCACCCCATCATTCCCGAGAAAGGATCTCTGGGTGCCAGCGGAGATTTAGCGCCCCTGTCTCATATGGTCTTGGTCATGATCGGCGAAGGGGAAGCCATCTATCAAGGAAAAAGAATGACAGGGAAAGAGGCGATGAAAGAAGCGGGGATCGAAACCATTGTCCTTACCGCTAAGGAAGGATTGGGACTGATCAACGGAACCCAGGCCATGACCTCGGTGGGAGCCCTGACCCTTCATAAAGCCATGGTATTGGCGAAGATGTCGGACATCTCCTCCGCCCTGACCATTGAAGCTTTAAACGGCATCACCGATGCCTTCGATCCCAAACTTCACGGGGTTAGACCCCACAGCGGACAAATCAATACGGCGGCCAATTTAAGACGCTTGTTGGACAGCAGCAAATTGACCACGAAGCAAGGAGAAATACGGGTACAGGATGCCTATAGCCTCCGTTGCATTCCTCAGATTCATGGGGCGACCAAGGATACCCTTCGATACGTACTGGAAAAAGTGGAAATTGAAATGAACTCCGTAACGGACAATCCGGTAATCTTCACGGAAGAGGATCATGTAATCTCCGGAGGAAACTTCCATGGACAGCCCATGGCCCTAACCTTTGATTACCTGGGAATTGCCATGGCGGAGGTGGCCAACGCTTCTGAGCGAAGGATCGAGCGCCTGGTGAATCCTCAACTCAGCGGACTGCCCGCCTTTCTGACGGAAAAAGGGGGACTGCACTCCGGATTTATGATCGCCCAGTATTCCGCAGCGGCCCTGGTATCGGAAAACAAGGTGCTGGCCCATCCCGCCAGTGTGGACTCCATTCCCTCATCGGCGAATCAGGAGGACCACGTAAGCATGGGAACCATTGCGGCGCGAAAAGCCCGGGATATTGTCTATAACAGTTCCCGAGTGTTGGGTATTGAGTTGATGTCCGCGGCCCAGGCTGTAGAATTCCAGGAGCATAAGGAAATGGGACTTGGAACCGAACCGGTCTATACCACCCTGAGGGAAGTGCTGCCCGCTTTAATAGAGGACCGGATTCTTTATAAGGATATCAATACCGCTTCGGAGCTGATTGATAATGAAAAGATCTTACAGGCCGTTGAAAAGAAAATTGGAGACTTAAGTATTTAG
- a CDS encoding BTAD domain-containing putative transcriptional regulator: MDIIKVNLFGTPGVYKNGEKLHFPYRKAEALFYYLLVQHQGTREELVSLFWAESNEEVAKKNLRNAMYKTRKAFGLEIIHSPKKSTVMINKEVPIESDIQSVQQNPGKILELYRGEFLKGFYIKNEEGFSNWVDQQRSFYRNLYIEKSHEKIDEALKKGNFIQGEKECKKVIQEDEFDERGYRKLMEVYQSLGLSSKALEVYQNLHRCLEEELGIEPDEKTRKVHLEILQQGDKNSPAESREEKSIFFGRQEELKKGQAFLEASGENQGKSALVILGEAGIGKTSLKEKLLKDARLDNQRILSANCYAAEEDYVLKPWNAIMAKLLPVLKKEEIRLPKAWSEIAARAFPHFLMNEESPEDPFNGKGKVQDQLLEEALVEIFQRVLRKKDVLLVFEDLQWMDEKSLRLLENLLMKIDSKGLRMLGTLRNGENRDLKFFLSQLSRENRLGKIFLERFTKEETLDFMENFEKYFPRKSEKNLQKRRRTQRERLKKEIYRETEGNPFFIVEYLYTLKNNNNRGTFTPKIEDLLKTRFRNLSKKEEEVSDMAAIFFDKVDFEGLKDLTGWDELALINHLEALSKEGILEEDEEEDRIQYRFTHQKLREFCYLRQSKGKRKILHTRIGKNLEKKLDHGNRDRLLYSKLIYHFSRAGNHGKTLKYSIKNLNQYVDFSHELFPVLEQHTGEDLSQFYLSKRQMSKAMKDIEYYLVKAKETGAGHGAFAKEEMYFHYIKGRYLIWEGSYEVGLEHIDNMIQVALEHQDHSNAVKGYKQRIYYGIQIHDSETVRGNLKKGMELLKTIDYPKEEAVFYRLQGVYYLMTGAYQQADETLRYSIRLFSQLPKSREKYLLNIAAGYNYLGEVRRSQMKFFEGLKYYDEAIRICEDQNISRSLNMFYTKAGQAAFDGGDFHRAKEYLKEGLRLYVKYDVTWGRSTAEGFMALIYFREGEYHKAQECLSRGDKYCKKIQSPYELGILYRIKSGIKREMMERKHVPKSLQDCLPQSLSWYCRQGIDNLEKIQRCYEIDILKRLDGLATEDG; encoded by the coding sequence ATGGATATCATCAAAGTGAATTTATTCGGTACCCCGGGAGTTTATAAAAACGGTGAAAAACTACACTTCCCTTACCGAAAGGCCGAGGCCCTGTTTTATTATTTACTGGTACAACACCAGGGAACCCGGGAGGAACTGGTCAGTCTTTTTTGGGCAGAGAGCAATGAAGAGGTTGCTAAGAAAAATCTCAGAAATGCCATGTACAAGACCCGAAAGGCCTTCGGGTTGGAAATTATTCATTCGCCGAAAAAATCCACGGTAATGATCAATAAAGAAGTTCCCATTGAAAGCGACATTCAATCGGTCCAACAAAACCCGGGAAAAATCCTTGAACTTTATCGGGGAGAGTTTTTGAAAGGCTTCTACATTAAAAATGAAGAAGGTTTTTCCAATTGGGTGGACCAGCAACGGAGCTTTTATCGAAACCTTTATATTGAAAAATCCCACGAAAAAATCGATGAAGCACTGAAAAAAGGCAATTTTATTCAAGGGGAGAAGGAATGTAAAAAAGTGATCCAAGAGGATGAATTCGATGAACGGGGCTACCGGAAGCTTATGGAGGTATATCAGTCCCTGGGGCTCAGCTCCAAAGCCCTGGAGGTTTATCAGAATCTTCACCGTTGCCTAGAGGAGGAACTGGGGATTGAACCCGATGAAAAAACCCGGAAAGTTCACCTTGAAATTCTGCAACAAGGGGATAAAAATTCCCCTGCAGAGTCCCGGGAAGAGAAGAGTATATTCTTTGGTCGCCAAGAAGAATTAAAAAAAGGACAGGCTTTTTTAGAGGCTTCGGGAGAGAATCAAGGGAAAAGTGCCTTGGTTATTTTAGGAGAAGCGGGGATCGGCAAAACCAGTTTGAAGGAAAAGCTGTTAAAGGATGCCCGACTGGATAACCAGCGGATTCTTTCCGCTAATTGCTATGCCGCTGAAGAGGATTATGTTTTAAAGCCCTGGAATGCCATTATGGCCAAACTGTTGCCGGTGTTGAAAAAAGAAGAGATCCGACTGCCTAAAGCTTGGAGTGAAATAGCTGCCAGGGCTTTCCCACACTTTCTCATGAATGAGGAGAGTCCCGAGGATCCCTTTAACGGGAAAGGAAAAGTTCAAGATCAATTATTGGAAGAAGCCTTAGTGGAAATTTTTCAGCGGGTACTGAGAAAGAAGGATGTTTTACTGGTTTTTGAGGATTTGCAGTGGATGGACGAAAAGAGTCTACGACTCCTGGAGAACCTGTTGATGAAAATTGATTCTAAGGGTCTTCGGATGCTGGGAACCTTAAGGAACGGTGAAAATCGGGATTTGAAATTCTTTTTATCTCAACTGAGCCGAGAGAATCGATTGGGAAAAATATTTTTAGAGCGTTTTACAAAGGAAGAAACCCTGGATTTCATGGAAAATTTCGAGAAGTATTTTCCTCGAAAGAGTGAGAAGAATTTACAAAAAAGAAGAAGGACCCAGCGTGAAAGACTTAAAAAAGAAATATATCGGGAGACCGAAGGGAATCCTTTTTTTATCGTGGAGTATCTCTATACTTTAAAAAATAATAATAACAGGGGAACTTTTACGCCGAAAATCGAAGATTTGTTGAAAACCCGATTTCGAAACCTTTCCAAAAAAGAGGAGGAGGTTTCGGATATGGCCGCCATATTCTTTGATAAAGTTGATTTTGAAGGGTTAAAGGATTTAACCGGCTGGGACGAGCTGGCCCTGATTAATCATTTAGAAGCCCTGTCCAAGGAAGGCATTCTGGAAGAGGATGAAGAGGAGGATCGGATCCAATACCGTTTTACCCATCAAAAACTTCGGGAGTTCTGTTATCTCAGACAAAGCAAGGGAAAGCGGAAAATACTGCATACCCGCATTGGGAAAAACCTCGAAAAAAAATTAGATCATGGAAACCGGGACCGGCTATTGTATTCCAAGCTGATCTATCATTTTTCCCGAGCCGGGAATCATGGAAAAACCCTGAAATATAGTATTAAAAATCTGAATCAGTATGTGGATTTCAGTCATGAGCTGTTCCCGGTGTTAGAGCAACACACCGGGGAGGATCTCAGTCAATTTTATTTATCGAAAAGACAAATGAGTAAAGCCATGAAAGATATCGAGTATTATCTGGTAAAGGCAAAAGAAACCGGTGCCGGGCATGGGGCCTTTGCCAAGGAAGAGATGTATTTTCACTATATCAAAGGGCGTTATCTGATTTGGGAAGGTTCCTATGAGGTTGGTCTGGAACATATAGACAACATGATCCAAGTCGCCCTGGAACATCAGGATCATAGTAATGCAGTAAAGGGATATAAACAGCGGATCTATTATGGCATACAAATCCACGACAGCGAAACCGTAAGAGGGAATCTGAAAAAAGGCATGGAGCTGTTAAAAACCATCGATTATCCCAAGGAAGAAGCGGTGTTTTATCGGTTGCAGGGGGTCTACTACCTGATGACCGGAGCTTATCAGCAGGCGGACGAAACCCTTCGCTATTCCATTCGTCTCTTTAGCCAGTTACCAAAATCCAGGGAAAAATACCTGCTCAACATCGCCGCCGGCTATAATTATCTGGGGGAGGTTCGAAGATCCCAAATGAAGTTTTTCGAAGGGTTAAAGTATTACGATGAAGCCATTAGAATCTGCGAGGATCAAAATATCAGCCGGAGTCTAAATATGTTTTACACCAAGGCTGGACAAGCGGCCTTTGACGGCGGAGACTTTCATCGGGCGAAGGAGTACTTGAAAGAGGGCTTAAGGCTTTATGTCAAATATGATGTAACCTGGGGGAGATCCACGGCGGAAGGCTTTATGGCCCTGATATATTTTCGTGAAGGGGAGTATCATAAAGCGCAGGAATGCCTTTCCCGAGGGGATAAATACTGTAAAAAGATACAGAGTCCCTATGAGTTGGGAATTCTTTATCGTATAAAAAGCGGAATCAAAAGAGAAATGATGGAGCGAAAACATGTGCCGAAAAGCCTGCAGGACTGCTTACCCCAGAGCCTGTCCTGGTATTGCCGACAGGGCATTGATAATCTGGAGAAAATCCAGCGATGCTATGAGATTGATATCTTAAAAAGATTAGACGGTTTAGCGACGGAGGATGGATAG